GTGGGTCGGGCACTGCTGATCGGCTCCTTGTTGACCTCCTAAAGCTTCACAGATCACTGAATGATGACACTCACCCAGAGAACCTACTTCGTTGGGCACCGTGATCGGCGAGGTAGCGAATTACATTTGGTGAAGTGTGTGGGTAATCTGCGCAAAGGTCGAGGGCCGTTTTGCCGTCAGTAGTTGTCTCGTTAATATTATGAATGTAGGGGGCCAAAGTTGCGACAACTTCAGCTGGGGCACCATTGGCGCACGCCTCGTGAAGGTAATTGCGGCCTAATGTTGGAGTGCGATCGTTCGGGTCCATCCCGGCCCCGAGAAGTTGTTCGAGTATTTCCCGCGCGTTCCCGTTCTCAACGTCGTGAATGGCTGCGCTCAGCGCGGCATCAAGTATATCGCGGGGGCTCGGCCAGTCATCTTTATTTGGCAACCCGCGCATGAGCGCGGTGCCAACGTCGTCAGGTCGAGATAGCTTCACTGCCGCAAATAACGTCATCAAAACTCCGTGATTGATTAGGAGCGAGACAATTGGCTCGATTACATACGGCGGCCTCGTGTAAATTGCTAGATCGATAGGGTTGATTTTGCCTGTAGGGGGCCATATGTGTGTGCCATGTGACAGTAATCTGTACTTTCCGCGAACTTATAGCGTTTAAGCAGCCAGATCCAGGCACCGGTGCGCGAGGGCGCGGATTCTCGCGGGGTCGTGGTGCTCGCCCACAACGGCCTGAATTTCCTCGGCCAGCAGCTCCCGTTGCCAGGCCCGGCGCTTGTCCGCGTGGCTCGGGCGCCGGTTCGGATCGTCCCACGGGGAGGCCGCCCGATGGGCCACCAGTTCATCCGCCTTCTGGTTCCAGGCCCACACCTCGGTGAGCGTGAGGGACCACGCACACAGGTGGAAGCATCCCACGTTCGACGCGACCCCGCGTACCTGCTGGTGACCGGCGCCCGCGACCTGTTTGAGATCTCGAAAACAGGTTTCCAACGAGAACCGGTCCGCGATCAGGCCCAGGATGTCGGCCACGGAGGCCGTGGGGTCCGTGCAGAAGAACGCGACCCACCCCTTGGGTTCGTCCACCAGGACGACCCGGATCGTGCCCCCGGCCGGCCGCCACGTGGCCTCGAACGTCTTGTACCGCTTCTCCACGGGCTTCCCATACAGGGTGAACGTGCCCGTGGTCCACCCGCCCTTGTGCCCGGCCCGCTTGGCGAGCGACACCCGCTGCTCCCCGTACACGCGGGGCCGCCCGCGGGCGCTCGGATCGCGGGCCGGGGGCACCGTCCACAGGGCCGCGTCCTTGCGGAGCCGGCTCACCATGGTCACCCGGAGCGCGAGTAGGGCCTTGAGCACCGGG
The Gemmata palustris DNA segment above includes these coding regions:
- a CDS encoding ankyrin repeat domain-containing protein, with the protein product MTLFAAVKLSRPDDVGTALMRGLPNKDDWPSPRDILDAALSAAIHDVENGNAREILEQLLGAGMDPNDRTPTLGRNYLHEACANGAPAEVVATLAPYIHNINETTTDGKTALDLCADYPHTSPNVIRYLADHGAQRSRFSG
- a CDS encoding IS701 family transposase — encoded protein: MPSSHTPAPRCHWFSTLAKALDPRSGRRLAVLFLGIILTRGRRTLAGWIRAAGLSPQYRRCYATAAAVGRRTERIAMRLLVEVLKPMVAGAPRVVLALDDTPTERYGPKVRGAGAHHNPTPGPAGGPFVYGHVWVVLGLLVGHPLGGIVALPLLARLYIRRKDLGAIPGPDRPEFATKLVMAVDLVRWAHGWLKTWGRAVWVVADGAYAKAPVLKALLALRVTMVSRLRKDAALWTVPPARDPSARGRPRVYGEQRVSLAKRAGHKGGWTTGTFTLYGKPVEKRYKTFEATWRPAGGTIRVVLVDEPKGWVAFFCTDPTASVADILGLIADRFSLETCFRDLKQVAGAGHQQVRGVASNVGCFHLCAWSLTLTEVWAWNQKADELVAHRAASPWDDPNRRPSHADKRRAWQRELLAEEIQAVVGEHHDPARIRALAHRCLDLAA